Below is a window of Patescibacteria group bacterium DNA.
CTCGCCCCAGACGGCTACTGCCGATTCCGCCGCTGCCGGTTGATCCTGATCTTTCACGGCTGGTTCTGGCGTCCGGACGCAGCCGAAACCAGCTAAGCCGAAGATCGCGGCTAACGTGACGATAAAAATTATTTTACGCATATCATTAAGTGATCATTTACTCGGATATTTTGGCACATTTAAGCTAAAAATGGAAATGATCTTCAAACGAACTGGCGCATGCTATAATACCAAATAACGACTGGATATCCGTTCAACGATCATAACCGCTTCCAGGCCTTCCTATGAAAAAGTTCCTGCTTACGTTCATTGCCGTGATCATCATCGCCCTCACCGGCGCGTTCTGGTGGTATGAAAGCGGCAACCGGCTAGCCCAGCCGCAGACCGGACAGTTCGAACAGATCGCCGCCGATGCAGCTAAAACGGTGGCCAAGATCACGCAGACCGTCGTTGCGCCGCCGCCGCTCCGCGCCACGATCGAATCCCCCGTCGCCAACCTCAGCAACGCAGGCGTCTTAAACTGGACCAACGCGGCTCGCAACGACAATGGCGGCCTGAAACCGCTCGTACTGAACGCCGCGCTGAACGCCGCCGCCGCCGCGAAACTCAAGGACATGTTCGCCGGACAATATTTCGCGCACGAATCGCCAACAGGCGTCGGTCCGGCCGACCTCGCCAGACAAGCGGGTTACCACTACCTTGCTGTCGGCGAAAACCTGGCGCTCGGGAACTTCGAAAACAACCAGATCTTGGTGCAGGCCTGGATGGACAGCCCGGGACACCGCGCCAACATCCTGGGAAAATACGACGAGATCGGGATCGCCGTCGGCCGCGGAACCTACGAAGGCCGGACGACCTGGCTCGCGGTCCAGGAATTCGGTCGACCGCTCTCGGCTTGTCCGCAGCCCGAAACAGGCCTCAGAGCCCAGATCGACTCCGACCGCGCCAAGCTGGATCAGCTCCTGGCCCAAGCCGACGCGCTCAACTCCGAACTCGACGCCGCCAAAAAACCGCGCGGCAGCGACCAAGTGGACGCCTACAATGCCAAGGTTGCGAATTATAACGACCTTGTCAAAGAACTCAACGCCCTGAACGCCCAGCTCCAGGGCGAAATCACGGTCTACAACGGCCAGGTCCAGGCCGCCAACGCCTGCGTGGTCAGATAAAAATTATCGAAAAAAATATTAAAGGCTAACCAGGACCGATATGTCTTCGTCTCGGATACTGACCGCCGCGGTCGTCATGTTGCTGCTTGCCGGCGCTGGCTGTACCGCGGTCTCTAACGCACCCGCTGATAATTCTCCGGCGCGCCCGACCGGCGCTGTTCCCGCCGCTCCGACGACCCTGCCGCCGACGCCAGCCATCGGAACCGACACGCCGGCGGCGGTCAGCAACAGTGTCATAATCATCAAGAACTTCGCCTTTTCCCCGGCCCAGCTCACGGTCAAAAAAGGAACATCCGTGACCTGGAAGAACGAGGATTCGGCGCCGCACATCATTGCCTCCGATTCTGGCCTGCCGGGCCTCCTGTCCGGCACCCTGGCGACTGGCAATGAATTCACCTTCACCTTCGACCAGGCCGGCGATCAGGGCTATCACTGCCAGATCCATCCGAGCATGACCGGCAGCGTCAAGATCGTGGAATGATCTGATCCGGCAAAAAACCCGTCGCAACGGCGGGCTTTTTATTTTCCCCGCAAAGTTCCACTCCCGGACCAGGGGCCGGCCGCGATTGACTTCTTCCGCCCTTTGCCGCTCAACGTTAAAAAGCGCCCCTTGGCGCTTTTTTTCTTGCTCCGCGAATAATCCCACTCTCGATAAAATGAGAAACAGAGCCATGTCGTTCACGAACGATGCGGCGGAGATACGAAGAGTGGGAATGACATTTTATATATTAAGAAACCCGCACGCCGGGGAGGCGTGCGGGTTCGCGGTTCGGAGGGAACCGCTCGGCTGGCTGACCTTCAACTTGAAAGATTATTTCTTGCTGAGGAAATCCAGCAGCGGGCTGACGTTGAGCATGTAGCCGATCTTGAGATCGCGGGCGGTCCGGAGACCGGCGGGCAGACCCCATTCAGGAATGCTGACCTGATTGATCTTCGCCACCTGCTTAACGAGATGTCTGACCGCTTCGTCCTTGGCCGAGGAACCCAACTCGCGCCGGACCAACTTCCAGAGGGAGTCGCCCGAAGAGATCTTGAGGCTGCTCTTGGAGACTTTCTTCATGACCCAGAGGTCGGCCTTGTCGAGCTTCTTGTTCTTGGCGAACTTTTCCTCGAGGGCAAAAGCGATCTTATTCTGCCATTTCTCGGTCTTGCCGTTGTGGGTGACCGTGACAGAAGTGTCGAGACCACAGCTCCAGCAGGAACCCTGATCGATGATGGTGAACTGCAGGGCCTTGTAATCGCTAGCGACCACGTCGGAGAGAACCGCGGTATCGGCGACAAAACCTTCCGGTGGCGTGACCGAGACCTCGACGCCCCAGTCGCCAGACGCCTCAAAGATGTACGGATAATAGGCTTGAGTGCTGTCCCAGACCATGTACTCAGGCTCGATGACCAAGAGCTCGGAACCGGTCTTAACCGTCGTCTTACCGGAGACCGAGTTGCCGTTTGCGGTCACGATGACCTGGAGATACTTGCGGGCCAAGTCGCCGGCCGAAACTGTACCGACCATCGAACCAGCAACGACGCCGGTCTGCGGATCAGCGGCAATAAGCAGCCACTGGCCGGCAGTGAGGCCAAGGCGGACATAGCCGTTCGCGTCGGTCTGGCCGACGAAGGTCGCCGAGCAGCCCGCGAGAATGGTAGCGTAGTCCTTCGGACTATTGCCGATGTTCGAGGCGCAGGAGCCAGCCTCCTGGCTAAAGATCGAAACATCAGCGTTCGCGATACCGACCTTGGTGCTGCCGGGCTTGGTACCGGCCTGGACGGTGTGGCGCTCGAAGGAAGCATCGACCGCAGCCGGACAGCCTTTGAAGTCGGCCGTACCGGAGACCGCGGGGCAATTGTCCTGACCGTCGACTACACCGTCGTTGTCGGTGTCAGTCATGATCTCGAGCACAGTGTGCAGGAGACCGGAAGCCGTGACGGTCGAACCGTCAGCGCTGACACCGATGGTCACATTGTGCAGACCATCAGCCGTAC
It encodes the following:
- a CDS encoding CAP domain-containing protein, with protein sequence MKKFLLTFIAVIIIALTGAFWWYESGNRLAQPQTGQFEQIAADAAKTVAKITQTVVAPPPLRATIESPVANLSNAGVLNWTNAARNDNGGLKPLVLNAALNAAAAAKLKDMFAGQYFAHESPTGVGPADLARQAGYHYLAVGENLALGNFENNQILVQAWMDSPGHRANILGKYDEIGIAVGRGTYEGRTTWLAVQEFGRPLSACPQPETGLRAQIDSDRAKLDQLLAQADALNSELDAAKKPRGSDQVDAYNAKVANYNDLVKELNALNAQLQGEITVYNGQVQAANACVVR
- a CDS encoding plastocyanin/azurin family copper-binding protein, producing MSSSRILTAAVVMLLLAGAGCTAVSNAPADNSPARPTGAVPAAPTTLPPTPAIGTDTPAAVSNSVIIIKNFAFSPAQLTVKKGTSVTWKNEDSAPHIIASDSGLPGLLSGTLATGNEFTFTFDQAGDQGYHCQIHPSMTGSVKIVE
- a CDS encoding thrombospondin type 3 repeat-containing protein encodes the protein ANVITRSATDAAGNTGSASITVTRNSVTITGGTVVVTTNPDGSLNLAITGANGRLFTVVLPAGTQPVPPATSIGVTVTDVFPRPAIKVDANLPAGTTKSLEMPKGTLGQHVCVKDIAGAEFASAPGLCEGSNGGTQVRLPAAGASAVFAIGAGTADGLHNVTIGVSADGSTVTASGLLHTVLEIMTDTDNDGVVDGQDNCPAVSGTADFKGCPAAVDASFERHTVQAGTKPGSTKVGIANADVSIFSQEAGSCASNIGNSPKDYATILAGCSATFVGQTDANGYVRLGLTAGQWLLIAADPQTGVVAGSMVGTVSAGDLARKYLQVIVTANGNSVSGKTTVKTGSELLVIEPEYMVWDSTQAYYPYIFEASGDWGVEVSVTPPEGFVADTAVLSDVVASDYKALQFTIIDQGSCWSCGLDTSVTVTHNGKTEKWQNKIAFALEEKFAKNKKLDKADLWVMKKVSKSSLKISSGDSLWKLVRRELGSSAKDEAVRHLVKQVAKINQVSIPEWGLPAGLRTARDLKIGYMLNVSPLLDFLSKK